A window from Gossypium raimondii isolate GPD5lz chromosome 7, ASM2569854v1, whole genome shotgun sequence encodes these proteins:
- the LOC105800428 gene encoding uncharacterized protein LOC105800428 isoform X2: MNEVMMAADASSMRGGGATSFASSPSSNLLPNNLPLLTAFLAFALAQFLKLFTNWFKERRWDSKRMIDSGGMPSSHSATVTALAVAIGLQDGMGGPAFAIAVVLACVVMYDASGVRLHAGRQAELLNQIVCEFPPEHPLSSVRPLRELLGHTPLQVVAGALVGFIVAFLMRNSG; the protein is encoded by the exons ATGAACGAGGTGATGATGGCAGCGGATGCGAGCTCGATGAGAGGAGGTGGAGCGACGTCATTTGCGTCGTCTCCGTCGTCGAATCTGCTTCCTAATAACCTCCCTCTCCTCACGGCCTTCCTCGCTTTCGCTCTCGCCCAGTTTCTCAAACTCTTTACCAATTG GTTTAAAGAAAGGAGATGGGATTCTAAGAGGATGATTGATTCAGGTGGGATGCCATCATCACACTCTGCAACTGTCACAGCTCTTGCGGTTGCTATAGGTTTGCAGGATGGAATGGGAGGACCGGCTTTTGCTATCGCAGTTGTTCTGGCATGTGTT GTGATGTATGATGCATCTGGTGTCCGACTTCACGCTGGGCGTCAAGCTGAA TTGCTGAATCAAATTGTGTGTGAGTTCCCTCCTGAACACCCATTGTCTAGCGTGAGGCCCCTGCGTGAATTACTTGGACATACTCCACTCCAG GTTGTTGCAGGTGCCTTAGTGGGATTCATAGTGGCTTTCCTTATGCGAAATTCTGGTTAG
- the LOC105800428 gene encoding uncharacterized protein LOC105800428 isoform X5 codes for MLRFKERRWDSKRMIDSGGMPSSHSATVTALAVAIGLQDGMGGPAFAIAVVLACVVMYDASGVRLHAGRQAELLNQIVCEFPPEHPLSSVRPLRELLGHTPLQVVAGALVGFIVAFLMRNSG; via the exons ATGCTCAGGTTTAAAGAAAGGAGATGGGATTCTAAGAGGATGATTGATTCAGGTGGGATGCCATCATCACACTCTGCAACTGTCACAGCTCTTGCGGTTGCTATAGGTTTGCAGGATGGAATGGGAGGACCGGCTTTTGCTATCGCAGTTGTTCTGGCATGTGTT GTGATGTATGATGCATCTGGTGTCCGACTTCACGCTGGGCGTCAAGCTGAA TTGCTGAATCAAATTGTGTGTGAGTTCCCTCCTGAACACCCATTGTCTAGCGTGAGGCCCCTGCGTGAATTACTTGGACATACTCCACTCCAG GTTGTTGCAGGTGCCTTAGTGGGATTCATAGTGGCTTTCCTTATGCGAAATTCTGGTTAG
- the LOC105800428 gene encoding uncharacterized protein LOC105800428 isoform X3 produces MLRFKERRWDSKRMIDSGGMPSSHSATVTALAVAIGLQDGMGGPAFAIAVVLACVEYCWWQSLLSIFFSLTFLFPLIDAMAIDLTTSASMSLTMLISMVMYDASGVRLHAGRQAELLNQIVCEFPPEHPLSSVRPLRELLGHTPLQVVAGALVGFIVAFLMRNSG; encoded by the exons ATGCTCAGGTTTAAAGAAAGGAGATGGGATTCTAAGAGGATGATTGATTCAGGTGGGATGCCATCATCACACTCTGCAACTGTCACAGCTCTTGCGGTTGCTATAGGTTTGCAGGATGGAATGGGAGGACCGGCTTTTGCTATCGCAGTTGTTCTGGCATGTGTT GAATACTGCTGGTGGCAGTCCCtactttcaattttcttttctctcacaTTCCTTTTCCCTCTTATTGATGCCATGGCTATAGACCTCACCACTTCTGCCAGCATGTCCTTAACAATGTTGATCTCTATG GTGATGTATGATGCATCTGGTGTCCGACTTCACGCTGGGCGTCAAGCTGAA TTGCTGAATCAAATTGTGTGTGAGTTCCCTCCTGAACACCCATTGTCTAGCGTGAGGCCCCTGCGTGAATTACTTGGACATACTCCACTCCAG GTTGTTGCAGGTGCCTTAGTGGGATTCATAGTGGCTTTCCTTATGCGAAATTCTGGTTAG
- the LOC105800428 gene encoding uncharacterized protein LOC105800428 isoform X1 has translation MNEVMMAADASSMRGGGATSFASSPSSNLLPNNLPLLTAFLAFALAQFLKLFTNWFKERRWDSKRMIDSGGMPSSHSATVTALAVAIGLQDGMGGPAFAIAVVLACVEYCWWQSLLSIFFSLTFLFPLIDAMAIDLTTSASMSLTMLISMVMYDASGVRLHAGRQAELLNQIVCEFPPEHPLSSVRPLRELLGHTPLQVVAGALVGFIVAFLMRNSG, from the exons ATGAACGAGGTGATGATGGCAGCGGATGCGAGCTCGATGAGAGGAGGTGGAGCGACGTCATTTGCGTCGTCTCCGTCGTCGAATCTGCTTCCTAATAACCTCCCTCTCCTCACGGCCTTCCTCGCTTTCGCTCTCGCCCAGTTTCTCAAACTCTTTACCAATTG GTTTAAAGAAAGGAGATGGGATTCTAAGAGGATGATTGATTCAGGTGGGATGCCATCATCACACTCTGCAACTGTCACAGCTCTTGCGGTTGCTATAGGTTTGCAGGATGGAATGGGAGGACCGGCTTTTGCTATCGCAGTTGTTCTGGCATGTGTT GAATACTGCTGGTGGCAGTCCCtactttcaattttcttttctctcacaTTCCTTTTCCCTCTTATTGATGCCATGGCTATAGACCTCACCACTTCTGCCAGCATGTCCTTAACAATGTTGATCTCTATG GTGATGTATGATGCATCTGGTGTCCGACTTCACGCTGGGCGTCAAGCTGAA TTGCTGAATCAAATTGTGTGTGAGTTCCCTCCTGAACACCCATTGTCTAGCGTGAGGCCCCTGCGTGAATTACTTGGACATACTCCACTCCAG GTTGTTGCAGGTGCCTTAGTGGGATTCATAGTGGCTTTCCTTATGCGAAATTCTGGTTAG
- the LOC105800428 gene encoding uncharacterized protein LOC105800428 isoform X4: MNEVMMAADASSMRGGGATSFASSPSSNLLPNNLPLLTAFLAFALAQFLKLFTNWFKERRWDSKRMIDSGGMPSSHSATVTALAVAIGLQDGMGGPAFAIAVVLACVEYCWWQSLLSIFFSLTFLFPLIDAMAIDLTTSASMSLTM; encoded by the exons ATGAACGAGGTGATGATGGCAGCGGATGCGAGCTCGATGAGAGGAGGTGGAGCGACGTCATTTGCGTCGTCTCCGTCGTCGAATCTGCTTCCTAATAACCTCCCTCTCCTCACGGCCTTCCTCGCTTTCGCTCTCGCCCAGTTTCTCAAACTCTTTACCAATTG GTTTAAAGAAAGGAGATGGGATTCTAAGAGGATGATTGATTCAGGTGGGATGCCATCATCACACTCTGCAACTGTCACAGCTCTTGCGGTTGCTATAGGTTTGCAGGATGGAATGGGAGGACCGGCTTTTGCTATCGCAGTTGTTCTGGCATGTGTT GAATACTGCTGGTGGCAGTCCCtactttcaattttcttttctctcacaTTCCTTTTCCCTCTTATTGATGCCATGGCTATAGACCTCACCACTTCTGCCAGCATGTCCTTAACAAT GTGA